A window from Bosea sp. ANAM02 encodes these proteins:
- a CDS encoding MFS transporter, with protein sequence MTAPGTQQNGTIETDVPARLDRLPWSRFHTLVVVALGITWILDGLEVTLAGSVAGALKESPVLRFTNTEIGLAGAAYIAGAVLGAVFFGWLTDRLGRKKLFTITVLVYLAATAATAFSWNLWSFILFRFLTGMGIGGEYTAINSTIQELIPARVRGWTDLVINGSFWVGAALGALGSIVLLNPAWIDPEYGWRLAFFIGAALGLIILFLRQWIPESPRWLISHGHPDRAAAIVSDIERRAGFVAPAGEVLPVTRLRPRAATPLGEVFATLFVVHRERALVGLALMLSQAFFYNAIFFTYALILTDFYAVPSQNIGWFILPFAAGNFLGPLLIGRFFDTLGRRTMIAATYALSGLLLTGTGYLFWKDWLTASQLTLCWSVVFFFASAAASSAYLTVSETFPVEMRALAIAMFYAVGTGAGGIAGPWLFGILIDTGSRGSVFGGYLIGAFLMLAAAVIAARFAIRAERQPLESVARPLNAVD encoded by the coding sequence ATGACAGCGCCGGGCACGCAGCAGAACGGCACGATCGAAACCGATGTGCCTGCAAGGCTCGACCGCCTGCCCTGGTCGCGCTTCCACACGCTGGTGGTCGTCGCCCTCGGCATCACCTGGATTCTCGACGGGCTTGAAGTCACGCTGGCCGGCTCGGTCGCGGGCGCTCTCAAGGAAAGCCCGGTTCTCAGGTTCACCAATACCGAGATCGGGCTTGCCGGCGCAGCTTATATCGCCGGCGCTGTGCTCGGCGCCGTCTTTTTCGGCTGGCTGACCGACCGCCTGGGACGCAAGAAGCTCTTCACGATCACCGTTCTCGTCTATCTCGCGGCCACGGCGGCGACCGCCTTCTCCTGGAACCTCTGGAGCTTCATCCTCTTCCGCTTCCTGACCGGCATGGGCATCGGCGGCGAATACACCGCGATCAACTCGACGATCCAGGAACTCATCCCGGCCCGCGTGCGCGGCTGGACCGACCTCGTCATCAACGGCTCGTTCTGGGTCGGCGCGGCGCTCGGCGCGCTCGGTTCCATCGTCCTGCTCAACCCCGCCTGGATCGACCCCGAATATGGCTGGCGCCTTGCCTTCTTCATCGGCGCGGCGCTCGGCCTGATCATCCTCTTCCTCAGGCAATGGATTCCGGAAAGCCCGCGCTGGCTGATCAGCCACGGCCATCCGGACCGCGCCGCGGCCATCGTCTCCGATATCGAGCGCCGCGCCGGTTTCGTCGCACCTGCCGGCGAGGTTCTGCCGGTGACGCGCTTGCGCCCGCGCGCCGCGACCCCGCTCGGCGAGGTCTTCGCCACGCTGTTCGTCGTCCATCGCGAACGCGCGCTGGTCGGCCTCGCCCTGATGCTGTCGCAGGCCTTCTTCTACAACGCGATCTTCTTCACCTACGCGCTGATCCTCACCGATTTCTACGCCGTGCCCTCGCAGAATATCGGCTGGTTCATCCTGCCCTTCGCCGCCGGCAACTTCCTGGGCCCGCTCCTGATCGGCCGGTTCTTCGACACGCTCGGCCGCCGCACCATGATCGCCGCGACCTATGCCCTGTCGGGCCTGCTGCTCACCGGCACGGGCTATCTGTTCTGGAAGGACTGGCTGACGGCCTCGCAACTCACCCTGTGCTGGAGCGTCGTGTTCTTCTTCGCCTCGGCCGCGGCGAGCTCGGCCTATCTCACGGTCTCCGAGACCTTCCCGGTCGAGATGCGGGCGCTGGCGATCGCGATGTTCTATGCGGTGGGAACCGGCGCGGGCGGCATCGCCGGCCCCTGGCTCTTCGGCATCCTGATCGATACCGGCTCGCGCGGCAGCGTCTTCGGCGGCTATCTCATCGGCGCCTTCCTGATGCTGGCGGCGGCGGTCATCGCGGCGCGGTTCGCGATCCGGGCCGAGCGCCAGCCGCTCGAAAGCGTCGCCCGGCCGCTCAACGCGGTGGACTGA
- the flhA gene encoding flagellar biosynthesis protein FlhA, which produces MTDVTAGQGRGFAVPDRGALAKLFNRPDLFLAIGVVGILVVLIFPMPAVLLDLMLALSIILSVLVLMTALFIEEPLEFSAFPTVLLIVTMFRLALNLASTRLILAHGHEGASAAGHVIEAFAGFVMSGNFVIGVIVFTILIIVNFVVITKGSGRIAEVAARFSLDAMPGKQMAIDADLSAGLIDQETAKVRRRALEDESSFFGSMDGASKFVRGDAIAGLLITFINVLGGIIIGVAQQSLSFGQAATNYTQLTVGDGLVSQIPALIVSTAAGLLVSKAGVRGAADKALGKQLSGYPKALGMSAAVMLLIALLPGIPMLPFLLLAAGAGFLAHRFGKAAKEREAQAGGLDPAQDGGAVAADGTAREETLNDLLKMDELKIEIGYGLLPLVNAPSGQDRLTDQVRALRRQLAAELGFVMPAVRIVDNVQLEANHYFIKIKEIDAGQGIVYAGQYMAMDPMGGAVNLPGHNVLEPTFGLPATWIDAALQDEAQLRGYTVVDAATVISTHLTEVLKSNMPELLSHSEVQKLLRELPKDHADLVKEIVPSQISTTGIQRVLQLLLAERISIRDLPTIIEGVAEVSASVRNPRDIAEHVRARLARQICAQFSNMQGVLPIITLSPAWESVFAESIIGQGEDRHLAMQPSRLQEFVHHVRDKFEDAARIGEMPALVTSAMARPFARQIIERFRRETPVLSQAEIHPRVRLKTVGSV; this is translated from the coding sequence ATGACCGATGTGACGGCAGGACAGGGCAGAGGGTTCGCCGTTCCCGATCGCGGAGCGCTGGCCAAACTCTTCAACCGTCCCGACCTGTTCCTCGCGATCGGCGTCGTGGGCATCCTCGTCGTGCTCATCTTCCCGATGCCGGCGGTGCTGCTCGACCTGATGCTGGCCCTGTCCATCATCCTGTCGGTGCTGGTGCTGATGACCGCGCTCTTCATCGAGGAGCCGCTGGAGTTCTCCGCCTTCCCGACCGTGCTGCTGATCGTGACGATGTTCCGGCTGGCGCTGAACCTGGCCTCGACCCGCCTGATCCTCGCCCACGGCCACGAGGGAGCGTCTGCGGCCGGCCATGTCATCGAGGCCTTCGCCGGCTTCGTGATGAGCGGCAATTTCGTGATCGGCGTGATCGTCTTCACGATCCTGATCATCGTGAACTTCGTCGTCATCACCAAGGGTTCGGGCCGCATCGCCGAGGTCGCGGCCCGTTTCAGCCTCGATGCCATGCCCGGCAAGCAGATGGCGATCGACGCCGACCTGTCCGCCGGGCTGATCGACCAGGAGACGGCCAAGGTCCGCCGCCGGGCGCTGGAGGACGAGTCCTCCTTCTTCGGTTCGATGGACGGCGCCTCGAAATTCGTCCGCGGCGATGCCATCGCCGGCCTGCTGATCACCTTCATCAACGTGCTCGGCGGCATCATCATCGGCGTCGCGCAGCAGAGCCTGAGCTTCGGCCAGGCAGCGACGAACTACACCCAGCTCACGGTCGGTGACGGTCTCGTCAGCCAGATTCCGGCCCTGATTGTCTCGACCGCCGCCGGCCTGCTCGTCTCGAAGGCGGGTGTGCGCGGTGCGGCCGACAAGGCGCTCGGCAAGCAGCTCTCGGGCTATCCCAAGGCGCTCGGCATGTCGGCGGCGGTGATGCTGCTGATCGCGCTGCTGCCGGGCATCCCGATGCTGCCGTTCCTGCTTCTGGCGGCCGGCGCCGGCTTCCTGGCCCATCGCTTCGGCAAGGCGGCCAAGGAGCGCGAAGCGCAAGCGGGTGGGCTCGATCCGGCGCAGGACGGCGGCGCGGTCGCTGCCGACGGCACCGCGCGCGAGGAGACGCTGAACGACCTGCTCAAGATGGACGAGCTCAAGATCGAGATCGGCTACGGGCTGCTGCCGCTGGTCAATGCGCCGAGCGGTCAGGACCGGCTGACCGATCAGGTCCGGGCGCTGCGCCGGCAGCTCGCGGCCGAACTGGGCTTCGTCATGCCGGCGGTGCGCATCGTCGACAACGTCCAGCTCGAGGCGAACCACTATTTCATCAAGATCAAGGAGATCGATGCCGGGCAGGGCATCGTCTATGCCGGCCAGTACATGGCGATGGACCCGATGGGCGGCGCCGTGAACCTGCCGGGCCACAATGTGCTGGAGCCGACCTTCGGCCTGCCGGCGACCTGGATCGACGCAGCGCTGCAGGACGAGGCGCAGTTGCGCGGCTACACCGTGGTCGACGCCGCCACCGTGATCTCGACGCATCTCACCGAGGTGCTGAAATCGAACATGCCGGAGCTGCTCTCGCATTCCGAGGTGCAGAAGCTGCTGCGCGAACTGCCGAAGGACCATGCCGATCTCGTCAAGGAGATCGTGCCGAGCCAGATCTCGACCACCGGCATCCAGCGCGTGCTCCAGCTCCTGCTCGCGGAGCGCATCTCGATCCGCGACCTGCCGACGATCATCGAAGGGGTTGCCGAGGTTTCGGCGAGCGTGCGCAATCCGCGCGACATCGCCGAGCATGTCCGAGCCCGGCTCGCCCGCCAGATCTGCGCGCAGTTCTCGAACATGCAGGGCGTGCTGCCGATCATCACGCTCTCGCCGGCCTGGGAGAGCGTCTTCGCCGAGTCGATCATCGGCCAGGGCGAGGACCGCCATCTCGCGATGCAGCCGTCCCGCCTGCAGGAATTCGTGCATCACGTCCGCGACAAGTTCGAGGACGCGGCCCGCATCGGCGAGATGCCGGCGCTGGTGACCTCGGCCATGGCGCGGCCCTTCGCCCGCCAGATCATCGAGCGCTTCCGCCGCGAGACGCCGGTGCTGTCGCAAGCGGAAATCCACCCGCGGGTGCGGCTCAAGACGGTCGGCAGCGTCTGA
- a CDS encoding EamA family transporter, with the protein MSRNAALFAVMCLVWGLTWLPVKVGSMHVPPVFLAAARFSIAGLLMLLWAGRDAPRVPGGAWPRLIGTALLLNTVNYALLFWGTKHAPSGLAAIVNFATIPIYTLLASRVIEGARIDSRKLAAIALGTVGLCFLFATRAMGGLSAAHGDPLEALGLAAVAAGTLFYCVGAVLSRPIAGTMPTLTLAGWQTLIGGLGLIVVSLALEPVGLADVARLAQWPVLPALLFLIIGGSLMGFTIYMRLLRDWGAFRAGLYAFVSPAVAVAVGVVALSEPFGWSEAIGALLMFGAAAIALKR; encoded by the coding sequence ATGTCCCGCAACGCCGCCCTCTTCGCCGTGATGTGCCTCGTCTGGGGCCTGACCTGGCTGCCGGTGAAGGTCGGCTCGATGCATGTCCCGCCGGTCTTCCTGGCGGCGGCGCGGTTCTCGATCGCCGGCCTGCTGATGCTGCTCTGGGCCGGACGCGACGCGCCCAGGGTGCCCGGCGGGGCCTGGCCCCGCCTGATCGGCACGGCGCTCCTGCTCAACACCGTCAACTACGCCTTGCTGTTCTGGGGCACCAAGCATGCCCCGAGCGGGCTCGCGGCCATCGTCAATTTCGCGACGATCCCGATCTACACGCTGCTGGCCAGCCGCGTGATCGAGGGCGCGCGGATCGATAGCCGCAAGCTCGCGGCGATCGCACTCGGCACTGTCGGGCTCTGCTTCCTGTTCGCGACCCGGGCCATGGGCGGGCTCTCGGCCGCCCATGGCGATCCGCTGGAGGCGCTGGGGCTCGCAGCCGTCGCGGCCGGAACCCTGTTCTACTGCGTCGGCGCCGTGCTCTCGCGGCCGATCGCCGGGACGATGCCGACATTGACGCTCGCCGGCTGGCAGACGCTGATCGGCGGCCTCGGGCTGATCGTCGTCTCGCTTGCGCTGGAGCCGGTCGGCCTCGCCGATGTGGCGAGGCTCGCGCAATGGCCGGTGCTGCCGGCGCTGCTTTTCCTGATCATCGGCGGCTCGCTGATGGGCTTCACCATCTACATGCGGCTGCTGCGCGACTGGGGCGCCTTCCGGGCCGGGCTCTATGCATTCGTCAGCCCGGCCGTCGCGGTCGCGGTCGGCGTCGTCGCGCTGAGCGAGCCCTTCGGCTGGTCGGAAGCGATCGGCGCATTGCTCATGTTCGGCGCGGCGGCGATCGCGCTGAAGCGATAG
- a CDS encoding YbhN family protein produces the protein MKRYLDYLWPVIGLVAVVWSVELLWAKLKTEAGSDAAIEAVLENAGLWQSIKIIAHRIGDKIAVIPPEAFLHAALATLVAYAALAWYDRIALIHLGKEKGISWPYISLCSFVTYALSHNIGASVFSGGMVRYRAYTAKGLTAAEVAVLVALCSFTFAFGTIFLMGLVLLYEPQILHPLERMSTWFAITDNTARLIGVGMLAFVALYTIGSWLRFKPLRIGTFEIIYPRLPIVFRQYLAAPLELAGAAGIIYFALPEQGNPGFLIVLGAFLLSFSAGLLSQVPGGVGVMEAVFLAVMPGVPAPAVFAALLIWRLFYLILPLVISLPIVLAFERAQLRRSTRIAPPP, from the coding sequence ATGAAACGCTATCTCGACTATCTCTGGCCGGTCATCGGGCTCGTCGCGGTCGTCTGGTCGGTCGAGCTGCTCTGGGCCAAGCTGAAGACCGAGGCCGGCTCGGATGCGGCGATCGAGGCGGTCCTGGAGAATGCCGGCCTCTGGCAGAGCATCAAGATCATTGCCCATCGGATCGGCGACAAGATCGCGGTGATCCCGCCTGAGGCCTTCCTGCACGCGGCGCTGGCCACGCTGGTCGCCTATGCGGCGCTCGCCTGGTACGACCGGATCGCCCTGATCCATCTCGGCAAGGAGAAGGGCATCTCCTGGCCCTATATCTCGCTCTGCTCCTTCGTGACCTATGCGCTCTCGCACAATATCGGCGCCTCGGTCTTCTCCGGCGGCATGGTGCGCTACCGCGCCTATACGGCAAAGGGCCTGACGGCGGCGGAAGTCGCGGTGCTGGTCGCGCTCTGCTCCTTCACCTTCGCCTTCGGCACGATCTTTCTCATGGGGCTCGTACTGCTCTACGAGCCGCAGATCCTGCATCCGCTCGAACGCATGTCGACATGGTTCGCGATCACCGACAACACGGCGCGGCTGATCGGCGTCGGCATGCTCGCCTTCGTCGCTCTGTACACGATCGGCTCCTGGCTGCGCTTCAAGCCGCTGAGGATCGGCACGTTCGAGATCATCTACCCGCGCCTGCCGATCGTCTTCCGTCAGTATCTCGCGGCTCCGCTCGAACTCGCCGGTGCCGCCGGCATCATCTATTTCGCGCTGCCAGAGCAAGGTAATCCCGGCTTCCTGATCGTTCTCGGCGCCTTCCTGCTCTCGTTCTCGGCCGGCCTGCTCAGCCAGGTTCCCGGCGGCGTCGGCGTGATGGAAGCGGTCTTCCTCGCGGTGATGCCGGGCGTGCCGGCCCCGGCCGTCTTCGCCGCCCTGCTGATCTGGCGGCTGTTCTATCTCATCCTGCCGCTGGTGATCTCGCTGCCGATCGTGCTCGCCTTCGAGCGGGCGCAGCTCAGGCGCAGCACCCGCATCGCCCCGCCGCCCTGA
- a CDS encoding GNAT family N-acetyltransferase has product MSQSLTITLTGTTDLPPGKIATIVTSLEMFERPPQRPDPAGTEGFSLDPIGRADVERYLAVYRLLGERWMWFSRLTKPRTEIEAILADPSVELHAVRFAGRDVGLLELDFRVPGEGELAFFGLDEPVVGKGAGRWLMNRALALAWAKPIARFWVHTCTLDHPAALAFYQRSGFTVFKRGVEVDDDPRLTGKLRRDSVEHHPVIA; this is encoded by the coding sequence ATGTCCCAGAGCCTGACCATCACCCTGACCGGAACCACCGACCTGCCGCCCGGCAAGATCGCGACGATCGTGACGTCGCTGGAGATGTTCGAGCGGCCACCGCAGCGGCCCGATCCGGCCGGGACGGAAGGCTTCTCGCTCGACCCGATCGGCCGTGCCGATGTCGAGCGCTATCTCGCCGTCTATCGCTTGCTCGGCGAGCGCTGGATGTGGTTCAGCCGCCTGACCAAGCCGCGTACGGAGATCGAGGCGATTCTCGCCGACCCGTCGGTCGAGCTCCATGCCGTTCGCTTCGCAGGGCGCGATGTCGGCCTGCTCGAGCTGGATTTCCGGGTGCCGGGGGAGGGCGAGCTTGCCTTCTTCGGGCTGGACGAGCCCGTGGTCGGCAAGGGCGCCGGCCGCTGGCTGATGAACCGGGCGCTCGCGCTGGCCTGGGCCAAGCCGATCGCGCGCTTCTGGGTGCATACCTGCACGCTCGACCACCCGGCCGCGCTGGCCTTCTACCAGCGCTCGGGCTTCACGGTGTTCAAGCGCGGGGTCGAGGTCGACGACGATCCGCGCCTCACCGGCAAGCTGCGGCGCGACTCCGTCGAGCACCACCCCGTCATCGCATGA
- the fliJ gene encoding flagellar export protein FliJ: MKSRETLLRLKRFQVDEKRRRVSQIEMMIADFHRMASDLDREIQAEESRAGIADPAHFAYPTYAKAALGRRDNLRQSADNLKGQLDEAKAELQEAFEDMKKVEILDDRERASERAAEAARDQATMDAIGLRSRA; the protein is encoded by the coding sequence ATGAAGTCGCGAGAGACGCTTCTTCGGCTCAAGCGCTTCCAGGTCGACGAGAAACGTCGCCGGGTAAGCCAGATCGAGATGATGATCGCCGATTTTCATCGGATGGCGAGCGATCTCGATCGCGAAATCCAGGCCGAGGAATCCCGCGCCGGCATCGCGGACCCCGCCCATTTCGCCTATCCGACCTATGCCAAGGCCGCGCTTGGCCGTCGCGACAACCTGCGCCAGTCCGCCGACAACCTGAAGGGCCAGCTCGACGAGGCCAAGGCCGAATTGCAGGAAGCCTTCGAGGACATGAAGAAGGTCGAGATTCTCGACGACCGCGAGCGCGCCTCGGAGCGTGCGGCGGAAGCCGCCCGCGACCAGGCCACCATGGACGCGATCGGGCTGCGGTCCCGCGCCTGA
- a CDS encoding MFS transporter codes for MAASSRFGGHGPLLLGLAMTRIIGWGSTFYSPSVLVGALDREIGLNAEIVFGGITILLITGALVAPAIGRILDREGTRRSMCIGALICALGLGVLSLAQGPVSYLASWFVIGLGHAMSLANTGNVTISQLMGDRTRRVIGLMMLVTGLASSVFWPLTAALMNAFGWRMTVLVFAAMQIVIVLPIYAAIPRYRRAPVAAAASATAPEAASAGEHGSVPAHARRAAFWLVALAFSASGLVSWGLPLHLIGLFQQAGLTQTEAVWVTTLSGPATLAARAIDATLGERLPAEKVALFGLLLGPVLCLTLPFVTMTTTAAAIFIVLFSAALGVISIARATLPLALFGRNGFATMLGKLTVPQNMTFAAAPLLFAVMVERLGASPTLMTSAAIQAVGFAAMFALVRMVARG; via the coding sequence TTGGCTGCCTCTTCTCGTTTCGGCGGGCACGGCCCCCTGCTTCTCGGCCTGGCTATGACCCGCATCATCGGCTGGGGCTCGACCTTCTATTCACCTTCGGTCCTGGTCGGCGCGCTCGATCGCGAGATCGGGCTCAATGCCGAGATCGTCTTCGGCGGCATCACCATTCTGCTGATCACCGGCGCGCTGGTGGCGCCCGCGATCGGGCGCATCCTCGACCGCGAGGGCACACGTCGCTCGATGTGCATCGGCGCGCTGATCTGCGCGCTCGGGCTCGGCGTGCTGTCGCTGGCGCAGGGGCCTGTCAGCTATCTCGCGAGCTGGTTCGTGATCGGGCTCGGCCACGCGATGTCGCTCGCCAATACCGGCAATGTCACGATCTCTCAGCTCATGGGTGACAGGACGCGGCGCGTGATCGGCCTGATGATGCTGGTCACGGGGCTCGCCTCCAGCGTGTTCTGGCCTTTGACCGCCGCCTTGATGAACGCTTTCGGCTGGCGGATGACAGTGCTCGTCTTCGCGGCAATGCAGATCGTGATCGTGCTGCCGATCTATGCGGCGATCCCGCGCTACCGCCGCGCGCCCGTCGCGGCTGCCGCATCGGCAACCGCTCCGGAGGCTGCTTCTGCAGGCGAACATGGCAGCGTGCCGGCACATGCGCGACGGGCGGCGTTCTGGCTGGTGGCGCTCGCCTTTTCCGCCAGCGGGCTCGTTTCCTGGGGATTGCCGCTGCACCTGATCGGCCTGTTCCAGCAGGCCGGTCTGACCCAGACCGAGGCGGTCTGGGTCACGACGCTGAGTGGTCCCGCCACGCTCGCTGCGCGCGCCATCGATGCGACCCTGGGCGAGCGATTGCCGGCCGAGAAGGTCGCGCTATTCGGCCTGCTGCTGGGGCCGGTGCTCTGCCTGACGTTGCCCTTCGTGACGATGACGACCACGGCCGCGGCGATCTTCATCGTGCTGTTCAGCGCGGCGCTCGGCGTGATCTCGATCGCGCGTGCGACGCTGCCGCTGGCCCTGTTCGGGCGCAACGGCTTCGCGACGATGCTCGGCAAGCTCACCGTGCCGCAGAACATGACTTTCGCCGCCGCGCCGCTGCTCTTCGCGGTGATGGTCGAGCGCCTCGGCGCCAGCCCGACGCTGATGACCTCTGCCGCCATCCAAGCCGTCGGCTTCGCCGCGATGTTCGCGCTGGTGCGGATGGTGGCGCGGGGCTGA
- a CDS encoding DUF1304 domain-containing protein — MIASLLTGLVALIHVYIVLLEMLWWDTPRGHKAFGLTPEFAARSKVLAANQGLYNGFLVAGLAWGLWLGPEGFSIKLFFLACVLVAGLFGAATASRKILYIQALPAALAIAALFARI; from the coding sequence ATGATCGCATCCCTTCTGACCGGCCTCGTCGCCCTGATCCACGTCTATATCGTCCTCCTGGAGATGCTCTGGTGGGACACGCCGCGCGGCCACAAGGCCTTCGGCCTCACGCCTGAATTCGCCGCCCGTTCGAAGGTCCTCGCCGCCAATCAAGGGCTCTATAACGGCTTCCTCGTCGCCGGCCTCGCCTGGGGGCTCTGGCTCGGCCCGGAAGGTTTTTCGATCAAGCTGTTCTTCCTGGCCTGCGTGCTCGTCGCCGGGCTGTTCGGTGCGGCGACCGCCAGCCGCAAGATCCTCTACATCCAGGCCCTGCCGGCCGCGCTCGCCATTGCGGCGCTGTTTGCCCGGATCTGA
- the fliI gene encoding flagellar protein export ATPase FliI, which translates to MSSPSHGHDRLSALATAIEQIEGVTIYGRVIGVRGLLVEVAGPIGTMSLGGRVGIEIAPGTRVPCEVVGFSGDKALVMPFGGLDGVRRGCPVHVDRAQPGLRPTPAWLGRVVDALGRPVDGGPPLPQGDTLFAYRNDPPNAHKRRRVGRPLDLGVRALNTFLTCCIGQRMGIFAGSGVGKSVLLSMLARYAQADVNIIGLVGERGREVQEFLQEDLGPQGLARSIVVVATSDEPALMRKQAALTTLTLAEYFRDRGLQVMCLMDSVTRFAMAMREIGLAAGEPPTTKGYTPTVFAELPRLLERAGPGTGDGAITGLFTVLVDGGDHDEPVADAVRGILDGHIVMERSIAERGRYPAVNILKSVSRTMPRSCDPAYYPVVQKARSTLATYADMEELIRLGAYRQGASAEVDEAIRLHPALEAFLKQAKDDATPLHECYARLAAIMSGTV; encoded by the coding sequence ATGAGTTCCCCCTCGCACGGCCATGACCGCCTCTCCGCCCTTGCCACCGCCATCGAGCAGATCGAGGGCGTGACCATCTACGGCCGCGTCATCGGCGTGCGCGGCCTGCTGGTGGAGGTCGCCGGGCCGATCGGAACCATGAGCCTGGGCGGGCGGGTCGGCATCGAGATCGCGCCGGGCACGCGCGTCCCCTGCGAGGTCGTCGGTTTCTCCGGCGACAAGGCGCTGGTCATGCCCTTTGGCGGGCTCGACGGCGTTCGCCGCGGCTGCCCCGTGCATGTCGACCGCGCCCAGCCGGGCCTGCGCCCCACGCCGGCCTGGCTCGGCCGCGTCGTCGATGCGCTCGGCCGCCCGGTCGATGGCGGCCCGCCCTTGCCGCAGGGCGATACGCTCTTCGCCTACCGCAACGACCCGCCGAACGCCCATAAGCGCCGCCGGGTCGGGCGCCCGCTCGATCTCGGCGTGCGTGCGCTCAACACCTTCCTGACCTGCTGCATCGGCCAGCGCATGGGCATCTTCGCCGGCTCCGGCGTCGGCAAGTCCGTGCTGCTCTCGATGCTGGCCCGCTATGCCCAGGCCGACGTCAACATCATCGGCCTCGTCGGCGAACGCGGCCGCGAGGTCCAGGAATTTCTCCAGGAGGATCTCGGTCCGCAGGGTCTCGCCCGTTCGATCGTCGTGGTCGCGACTTCGGACGAGCCGGCGCTGATGCGCAAGCAGGCCGCCCTGACCACGCTGACACTGGCCGAATATTTCCGCGATCGCGGCCTGCAGGTGATGTGCCTGATGGATTCGGTGACGCGTTTCGCCATGGCGATGCGCGAGATCGGATTGGCCGCGGGCGAGCCACCGACCACCAAGGGCTATACGCCGACCGTCTTCGCCGAATTGCCGCGCCTGCTCGAGAGGGCCGGGCCCGGCACCGGCGACGGCGCGATCACCGGCCTCTTCACCGTGCTGGTCGATGGCGGCGACCATGACGAGCCCGTCGCCGACGCGGTGCGCGGCATCCTCGACGGCCATATCGTGATGGAGCGTTCGATCGCCGAGCGCGGCCGCTATCCGGCCGTCAACATCCTGAAATCGGTCTCGCGCACCATGCCGCGCTCCTGCGACCCCGCCTATTATCCGGTCGTGCAGAAGGCCCGCTCGACGCTCGCGACCTATGCCGACATGGAGGAGCTGATTCGCCTCGGCGCCTATCGCCAGGGAGCCTCCGCCGAGGTCGACGAGGCGATCCGCCTCCATCCAGCGCTCGAAGCCTTCCTCAAGCAGGCCAAGGACGACGCGACCCCGCTCCATGAATGCTACGCGCGCCTGGCCGCCATCATGAGCGGCACGGTGTGA
- a CDS encoding response regulator transcription factor CtrA, with amino-acid sequence MRVLLIEDDSATAQSIELMLKSESFNVYTTDLGEEGVDLGKLYDYDIILLDLNLPDMSGYEVLRSLRVAKVKTPILILSGLAGIEDKVKGLGFGADDYLTKPFHKDELVARIHAIVRRSKGHAQSVITTGDLVVNLDTKTVEVDAARVHLTGKEYQMLELLSLRKGTTLTKEMFLNHLYGGMDEPELKIIDVFICKLRKKLANASDGKNYIETVWGRGYVLREPSEAEERIPA; translated from the coding sequence ATGCGGGTTCTGCTGATCGAGGACGATAGCGCGACCGCTCAAAGCATCGAGCTCATGCTCAAATCGGAGAGCTTCAACGTCTATACGACGGACCTCGGCGAAGAGGGCGTCGATCTCGGCAAGCTCTACGATTACGACATCATCCTGCTCGACCTGAACCTCCCCGACATGTCGGGTTACGAGGTGCTGCGCAGCCTGCGCGTCGCGAAGGTCAAGACGCCGATCCTGATCCTCTCCGGCCTCGCCGGCATCGAGGACAAGGTGAAGGGCCTCGGCTTCGGCGCCGACGACTATCTCACAAAGCCGTTCCACAAGGACGAGCTCGTCGCCCGCATCCATGCGATCGTGCGCCGCTCGAAGGGCCACGCCCAGTCGGTCATCACTACCGGCGACCTGGTCGTCAACCTCGACACCAAGACCGTGGAAGTCGACGCGGCCCGCGTCCACCTCACCGGCAAGGAATACCAGATGCTGGAGCTGCTCTCGCTCCGCAAGGGCACGACCCTCACCAAGGAGATGTTCCTCAACCATCTCTATGGCGGCATGGACGAGCCCGAGCTCAAGATCATCGACGTCTTCATCTGCAAGCTGCGCAAGAAGCTCGCCAACGCGTCGGACGGCAAGAACTACATCGAAACCGTCTGGGGTCGCGGCTACGTGCTGCGCGAGCCGTCCGAGGCGGAAGAGCGCATCCCGGCCTGA